A window of the Deltaproteobacteria bacterium HGW-Deltaproteobacteria-18 genome harbors these coding sequences:
- a CDS encoding ABC transporter substrate-binding protein, whose translation MYPCPLSQGTITRIRLAVLLLCLVLQACSDQSEVTVGFLGPLEGKYSDLGVQGRNGAQLALEEANARKLVPGVTFRLMAEDDLNTPDGARQAVGRLAAVNAVAVIGPMTSGVAEAALEQASEHSLPLISPTVSTPLLTGKKDLFFRVLSENSQWARALARYGMEKGGLRTVVIIADMDNGAYSGPYRDAFRSEFVRLGGVLLKDWEIQSLSLKSWEPIAAEIERLAPDAVFVSLSSRDASKLAKTFVSRSLKIPVYSAMWAATRELVTDCGQACGGWIFGMGYSEDNTRPEHLFFQQRYRQRFGYAPNFAAALSYEATQAFLQGMLKAAGNPKGLPAAMESLPEIPGVIAPFRLDEFGDVIRDHYIIEFTGRDFRTHETIR comes from the coding sequence ATGTACCCCTGCCCACTATCACAAGGAACCATCACTCGCATACGCCTCGCTGTGTTGCTCCTTTGCCTGGTCTTGCAGGCCTGCTCGGACCAGTCGGAAGTGACAGTCGGGTTTCTCGGCCCGTTGGAAGGAAAGTATTCCGACCTGGGCGTTCAGGGGCGCAACGGGGCACAGTTGGCCCTGGAAGAAGCAAACGCCCGGAAGTTGGTCCCGGGAGTGACATTCCGTCTGATGGCCGAGGACGACCTCAATACGCCCGACGGCGCCCGCCAGGCCGTGGGCAGGCTGGCCGCAGTCAACGCCGTGGCGGTCATCGGCCCCATGACCAGCGGCGTGGCCGAAGCCGCCCTTGAACAGGCCTCGGAACACAGCTTGCCGCTTATCTCGCCTACCGTGAGCACGCCCTTGCTGACGGGAAAAAAGGACCTCTTCTTCAGGGTCCTCAGCGAAAACTCCCAATGGGCCAGAGCCCTCGCCCGCTACGGTATGGAGAAAGGCGGTCTGCGCACAGTGGTGATCATCGCCGACATGGACAACGGTGCTTATTCAGGCCCTTACAGGGACGCTTTCCGCTCCGAATTTGTCCGCCTCGGGGGTGTGCTGCTCAAGGATTGGGAGATCCAATCCTTGTCTCTAAAATCCTGGGAACCCATCGCTGCGGAAATCGAGCGACTCGCTCCAGATGCGGTCTTTGTCAGCCTCTCCTCCCGGGACGCTTCCAAATTGGCCAAAACCTTCGTATCTCGCAGCCTGAAGATCCCTGTCTATAGCGCCATGTGGGCGGCCACCCGGGAACTCGTGACGGATTGCGGTCAAGCCTGCGGAGGATGGATTTTCGGCATGGGATACAGTGAAGACAACACGAGGCCCGAGCACCTGTTTTTCCAGCAGCGTTACCGGCAACGCTTCGGTTATGCCCCGAATTTTGCCGCAGCCCTCTCCTACGAGGCGACCCAGGCCTTTTTGCAGGGGATGCTCAAGGCCGCAGGGAATCCGAAAGGGCTTCCGGCCGCCATGGAGAGCCTCCCGGAAATCCCGGGAGTCATCGCGCCGTTCCGCCTGGATGAATTCGGCGACGTCATCCGGGACCACTACATCATCGAATTCACCGGAAGAGACTTCCGAACCCATGAAACGATCCGCTGA